GTGTCGCCCCGAGCGTGGGTGCGCTGATCGCGGCCCGCATCGTCCAGGGTGCCACCGCCGCCCTGCTCATCCCGCAGGTGCTGGCGACCTTCCACCACGTCCTCGAAGGCGAACGCAAGGCTCGTGCGGTGGCTCTGTACGGGGCGACCTCCGGCATCGCCGCCGTGGTCGGGCAGCTGGTCGGTGGCCTGTTGGTCAGCGCCGACATCGCCGGAACCTCCTGGCGGCCGATCTTCCTGGTCAACGTGCCCATCGGCGTGGTCGTGCTCCTGGTGGCGGCCCGGATCGTGCCCGCCACCCGCTCGCACCACCCCGTCGGCATCGACCTGCCCGGCACCGTCCTGTTCGCCGCCACCCTGACCGCCCTGCTGGTGCCGCTGACCGAGGGGCACTCCCTGGGCTGGCCGTGGTGGACTTGGCTGCTGCTCGCCGTCGCGGTCGTCCTGGGCGCCGCCACCTACGTCGTGGAGAAGCGCACCGAGCGGCGCGGCGAGGTCCCTCTGCTGCCGCCGTCCCTGCTCCGCCTGCCGTCGATGTCCCGCGGGCTGACCATGGTGTTCGCCTTCAGCGTCGGCTTCGGCGCCTTCATGTTCGTCTTCGCCCTCACCGTCCAGAACGGCCTGCACGCCGACGCCCTGCACAGCGGGCTGGCGATCCTGCCGATGGCCCTGCTCTTCTTCGCCGGTTCGCTGGTCGCGCCCCGCCTGATCACACGGTTCGGCCGGGCGGCGCTGTCCGTCGGTGCCGTCGTCCAGCTCGCCGGACTGGTCTCACTGGTGGCGGTCCTGCTCCAAAACTGGCCGCACGTCAGCCTGTGGGCGATGGCCGTACCGCTCGCCCTGGTCGGTGCCGGACAGTCGATGCTGTTCGCCGGCCTGTTCCGCAGCGTGCTCGCCGACGTCCCCACCCACCTGGCCGGCATCGGCAGCGGAGTGCTGATCACCCTCCAGCAGAGCGGACTCGCTCTCGGCGTGGCCACCCTCGGCACCCTCTACCTGGTCCGGGCGCCGCGCAACGTCGCCCACGCGTTCGCCGGAGTCGAGTACGTGCAGATGGGCATCGTCGCCCTCCTCGCGGTCGGCGCCGCCGCCCTGCCGCGCTTCACCAAGGTCACGTCGGCCGCCACTCCCGTCGTCGACGCCTGAAATCCGACCCTCTCCCAAGGGAGCTGTGATGAGTCTTCTCGACTTGTCGCGATGGCAGTTCGCCATCACCGTCATGTTCCACATGACCTTCCCGGCGATCACTGTCGGACTCTCGATCTTCCTGTCGGTCGTCTACGGCCTGTACTGGCGTACCGGCAGGGCGGTCTACCTCCAGATGTTCCGGTTCTGGCGGCGCGTCTTCGCCGTCGGCTTCGCGATCGGCGTGGTCGCAGGCGCTGTCATCACCTTCCAGATGGGCCTCAACTGGGGCGTGTACGGAGCCAGGACGGGCCCGGTCATCGGGCCGATCATCGGCATGGAGGTCGTGACGGCCTTCTTCGTCGAGGCCGGCTTCATCGGCGTCCTGCTCTACGGGGACGGCCGTGTGCGCAAAGGCACGATGTTCCTGTCCACCGTCATGGTGTCCGTGGGCACCGTCCTGTCGTCCACGTGGATCATCGCGGCGAACTCGTGGATGCAGACGCCCGCCGGATTCAAGGTCGTCCACGGCCGGTTCGAGCCCACGGACTGGACGCACGTCATCTTCAACCCGTCGTTCATCTGGCGCTGGCCGCACATGCTGGCCGCCGTGCTGATCTCGGCGGCGTTCTTCGTCGCCGGGATCTCGGCCTGGTACCTGGTGAAGGGACGCGCGAAGGGCTTCGCCCGCCGCTCGATGTCGATCGCGATCGGGATCGCTGCGCTGGTGATGCCCGTTCAGCTCTACCTCGGTGACAACGTGGCCGGGCATGAACTGCCCCGTCAGCTCTCCAAGTTGGAGGCGATCGAAGGCAACTGGGACAACGGAGACACCGGCTTCGTCCTCTTCTCCGTCCCCGACCAGCAAGCCGCGCGGAACATCGCCGAACTCGACATTCCCTGCCTTGGCAGCTACATCGCCAAGGACCTCACCTGCAAGACGGCCATGCCCGGTCTGAAGCTCACCCCGGCTGCCGACCGGCCGGACATGGCCGCGACCTTCTGGGGCTTCCGCGTCATGTTCCTGGCGGCCGTGCTGATGTTCGGTACGACGTTCGCCGCCACGGTCCTGCGCGTGCGCAACCGCCTGTGGACCGCGCGCCGCTTCCACCGGTTCGTCCTCTGGACGACACCGGCGGGGATTCTGGCCGTCCTCGGGGGCTGGGTCACCGCCGAAGCGGGACGGCAGCCGTGGATCGTCTTCGGGCAACTCCGCACCTCGGCCGCGGTGTCCCGCCTGGCGCCCGGTGAAGTCCTGTTCTCGGTGATCGGTTTCTCCGTGCTCTACCTGATCATGCTGGTGGCGTACGTCGCCTACATCGTCCGCACCATGCGCATCGGCCCGGAACGCGACGACCCGCGACACGAACCTCCACCGCGGGACCTGCCGGACAACGGCCTCGCCGAGGACGGCATACCGCTCGGCTCCCGGGAGGTGGCGGCGCGATGACCATCACCCTCTGGGCGGCGACCGTACTCGTCTGCCTTCTGATGTACGTCGTGCTGGACGGTTACGACCTCGGAGTCGGCGTCGCCACCCTCTTCGAACGCGACCCCGCACACCGGCGGCACATGCTGGAGTCGGTCGCGGTGGGCTGGGACGGCAACGAGACCTGGCTCGTCCTGCTCGGCGTCGCACTCTGGGCGGGCTTCCCCCTGGCCTTCGGCACGATCCTGCCGCACGCCTACCTACCGGTGACCGTGGTGCTGTTCTCCCTCGTCGTGCGAGGCGTGAGCGTCGAGATGGCGTCCCAGGCGCCGCCTGCTCCCCGCTGGACGACCGCCTTCGGCGTGGCGTCTCTGCTGGCCTCGTTCGGGCAGGGCTTCGCCCTGGGGACGCTGACCTCGGCAGTGCATCTGCAAGGCGACGACGTGTACACCGGGTCGGCCTTCGGGGCCTTCAGCTGGTTCTGCGTGCTGTCGGGGCTCACCGTCACGGCCGCGTACACCGCTCTCGGCTACGCCCACACCAAGCACAAGGCGACCGGACGGCTGTGCATGTCGGCGGCGCGACGGGGTGCGGTCGCCACGGCGATCGCCGGGGCCCTGCTCATCCTCGTCCTGGTCACCGTCGACACCACGGCGGCACCGCTGAACCTCGACAGCCCGGGGCGCACCGCCGCCTTCGTCGGCCTGCTGCTGTTCGCCGCCGGGGGAGGGGCCACCGCGCTCGTCACGTTCCCGTGGAAGCGGCGGTCAGGGACGGCGGACGCACTGCCGCTCGGCGGGCTCGTGGTCGCCACGGTGTCCGTTTTCCTCGCGCTCGGCGTGGCCCGCTACCCGGTGCTCGTACCGCCGGGTCTCACCGTCGACAGTGCGGCCGGCCCGCACTCCACGATGGTCTTCATCCTCGTGGGCATCGGCCTGAACATGCCGCTGGCGCTGGCCTACAACGTGTTCGCTCACCGGGCCTTCGCAGGAAAGTTCGCCACCGGACCCACAGGAGCACGCCCATGACCACCCGGGACTCCGGCCACGCGTCGGCGCTGCCCACGCCGTTCCGTGTCGTGCTGCGGCTGCTCGCCGCCGTCGTCTGGACTGTGCTGGGCCTGCTCGCCTACTTCGTCTGCCAGGGGATGTTCGGTGGCTACGCGCAGATCCACTCGCAGCTGCTGACCACCCTGGGCATGATCGCCATCGCTCTGGCCGGTGGCATCGCGTGGATCGTCGACGAGCGGCGCCCTCATGACGACGAATGAGATGTACGAGAAGAGTGAGCACGACGACGCCCGGCTCACCGGGTGCGCGGCGCCGGGGCGGCACTGGTTCGGCCTGTCGGGCACCCTCCGGACACTGGAGACGCTGCTCACGATCGCCCGCTGGGGCGCCCTGGCCTGGACGGCCCAGGCTGTGCTGGATCGAGCCGCGGTGCGTGAGACGCGGGGGCTCGTGGCGTTCGCCGTCACGGGCATGCTGGCGGTGGGCGCCGACTGGACGGCCGACACGCTCGCCGACCGGGGCGCACGTGCCGTCGCGACCGGCCTGCGGCGGCAGTTGACGGGCGCTCTGCTGCCGACCGCCGGGCGGATCAGCGAGACCGGCCCGGCCGAGGCCGCGTGGGCGATGGTCGATCTGGCCGACGACGTCGCCGACTTCCACGCGCAGGCCGCACCCCTGCGCCGGTCGGCACCGCTGTCCATGCTCGCCGTGCTGGCGGTCACGGCCGCCGTGCACTGGCCGGCTGCCATCGTGCTCGTCCTGACCACCGCCCTGCTGCCCCTCAACATGCGCCTCGCGGGACTGTTCGCCCAGCACGGCGCGGACCGGCAGGCGGCCGCGACCCGGCACCTGAACGCCGTCGTCCTCGACAGCTTCCGCGGCCTGCGGACGCTGCGCGAGCTCGGCGCGGTCGGCCGGCGCGGCCGGACCCTGACGACGGCCGCCGAGCAGCTGAACAAGGCGACGATGAGCGTGCTGCGGTGCGCCTTCCTGTCGGGGCTGGTCATGGACGTGGTCATCACGTTCTCCATCGCGGTGAACGCCACCTACATCGGCCTGTCGCTCCTCGGCTACGCACAGGTGCCGCACGCACCACGGCTCGACCTGTTCACCGGTCTGCTGGTGCTGCTCGTGTGTCCGATGTACTTCGCCCCCGTGCGCGCCCGGGCCGCCGCCTTCCACCAGCGGGAGCGTGCGACGAACGCGGCCGGTGTCATCCGCGACATCGTCAAGGACACGCCCGCCCAGGTGACCCACCGGGCCCGTCCGCAGTCGGCCGAGCCGGTCGGTGTGTCGCTGACAGCAGTCCGCTTCCGGTACGGCGGAGCCGACCAGGACACCATCAGAGCCGACGCCGACTTCGCGCCGGGCACCTGGACCGTGATCACCGGTGTCTCGGGTTCGGGCAAGAGCACGCTGCTGTCGTTGATCGGCGGTCTGCGGCGGCCGTCGGCCGGCGAGGTCCGGTGGCGGACCTCGTCCGTACGGCGGGAGCCGACGCTCGGTGGATGCGCCTGGGTCGGACAGCGGACGGTGCTGCTCGACGCGACCGTCCGCGACAACATCCGCCTCGGCCTCCCGGCCGCCACCGAGCAGCAGATCCTGCGGGCCGTCGACGCCGCCGGGCTGAACGCCGTGGTCGAGGGCCTCCCCGAGGGACTGAACACCCGGCTCGGCGAGGGCGGTCGGGGTGTGTCGACCGGTGAGGCCCGCCGGATCGCCATCGCCCGCGCCTTTCTGCGCGGAGCCCGGCTCTGGCTGCTGGACGAGCCGACCGCCCACCTCGACGCGGACAGCGAACGCGAGGTCGTGGAGGCCCTCAGGCGAGCCACCGACGGCTGTACGGTCGTCATCGCCACCCACTCCTTCACACCGGCCGCCGCGGCCGACACCGTGCTCACGATCGACGACGGCCTCCTGCGCGCCGCGAGGCCGGTGAACGCGCGATGAGCAGCAGCCGTCGCCCGAACGTCCGTCGTCGGCGGGGGAGTTCCCTTGCGGCCGGCGGGCTGGTGATCGCGGTCGTCGCCGAACTGTCCTCCGCCGGACTGCTCGGTCTGTCGGGCTGGTTCATCAGCGCCTGCGCCGTCGCCGGGGCGGCAGCCTTCAGCTCCTTCTCCTACCTCGCCCCGAGCGGCGGTGTGCGTGCCTTCGCCCTGGCACGCGTCGCCGGCAACTACAGCAAGCGTCTGGTGCTGCACGCGGCCGCCCTGCGCCGGGTCGCCGGCGCTCGGGCCGCTCTCTTCGACCGCGCCGTGGCCACCGACCGGGCACAGACGGACGGCCTGTGGTCGGGTGAGCTGCTCGACCGCAGCATGGCCGACGCCGACAGCGCGGGGATGGCACTGATCGAGTCCACGACCCCCGTCACCGTCACCGCCGTACTGACCGTCGGCGCTGTCCTCGCCGTCGCGGCGTCCACGTCCGTCGTGCCGGCAGCCGTACTCGCGGCCGGCGTCGTCCTCATTGCGTCGATCGCCC
The Streptomyces sp. NBC_01485 genome window above contains:
- a CDS encoding MFS transporter, coding for MTTTLSSGRTGTATASPRAMARAGGLHPVGVFILLAGAFLPIMDFFITNVALPSIDASLHASASSLELVIAGYGVAYATLLVLGGRLGDRYGRRRIFLGALVGFVLASLACGVAPSVGALIAARIVQGATAALLIPQVLATFHHVLEGERKARAVALYGATSGIAAVVGQLVGGLLVSADIAGTSWRPIFLVNVPIGVVVLLVAARIVPATRSHHPVGIDLPGTVLFAATLTALLVPLTEGHSLGWPWWTWLLLAVAVVLGAATYVVEKRTERRGEVPLLPPSLLRLPSMSRGLTMVFAFSVGFGAFMFVFALTVQNGLHADALHSGLAILPMALLFFAGSLVAPRLITRFGRAALSVGAVVQLAGLVSLVAVLLQNWPHVSLWAMAVPLALVGAGQSMLFAGLFRSVLADVPTHLAGIGSGVLITLQQSGLALGVATLGTLYLVRAPRNVAHAFAGVEYVQMGIVALLAVGAAALPRFTKVTSAATPVVDA
- a CDS encoding cytochrome ubiquinol oxidase subunit I; translated protein: MSLLDLSRWQFAITVMFHMTFPAITVGLSIFLSVVYGLYWRTGRAVYLQMFRFWRRVFAVGFAIGVVAGAVITFQMGLNWGVYGARTGPVIGPIIGMEVVTAFFVEAGFIGVLLYGDGRVRKGTMFLSTVMVSVGTVLSSTWIIAANSWMQTPAGFKVVHGRFEPTDWTHVIFNPSFIWRWPHMLAAVLISAAFFVAGISAWYLVKGRAKGFARRSMSIAIGIAALVMPVQLYLGDNVAGHELPRQLSKLEAIEGNWDNGDTGFVLFSVPDQQAARNIAELDIPCLGSYIAKDLTCKTAMPGLKLTPAADRPDMAATFWGFRVMFLAAVLMFGTTFAATVLRVRNRLWTARRFHRFVLWTTPAGILAVLGGWVTAEAGRQPWIVFGQLRTSAAVSRLAPGEVLFSVIGFSVLYLIMLVAYVAYIVRTMRIGPERDDPRHEPPPRDLPDNGLAEDGIPLGSREVAAR
- a CDS encoding cytochrome d ubiquinol oxidase subunit II, producing the protein MTITLWAATVLVCLLMYVVLDGYDLGVGVATLFERDPAHRRHMLESVAVGWDGNETWLVLLGVALWAGFPLAFGTILPHAYLPVTVVLFSLVVRGVSVEMASQAPPAPRWTTAFGVASLLASFGQGFALGTLTSAVHLQGDDVYTGSAFGAFSWFCVLSGLTVTAAYTALGYAHTKHKATGRLCMSAARRGAVATAIAGALLILVLVTVDTTAAPLNLDSPGRTAAFVGLLLFAAGGGATALVTFPWKRRSGTADALPLGGLVVATVSVFLALGVARYPVLVPPGLTVDSAAGPHSTMVFILVGIGLNMPLALAYNVFAHRAFAGKFATGPTGARP
- a CDS encoding ABC transporter ATP-binding protein/permease is translated as MTTNEMYEKSEHDDARLTGCAAPGRHWFGLSGTLRTLETLLTIARWGALAWTAQAVLDRAAVRETRGLVAFAVTGMLAVGADWTADTLADRGARAVATGLRRQLTGALLPTAGRISETGPAEAAWAMVDLADDVADFHAQAAPLRRSAPLSMLAVLAVTAAVHWPAAIVLVLTTALLPLNMRLAGLFAQHGADRQAAATRHLNAVVLDSFRGLRTLRELGAVGRRGRTLTTAAEQLNKATMSVLRCAFLSGLVMDVVITFSIAVNATYIGLSLLGYAQVPHAPRLDLFTGLLVLLVCPMYFAPVRARAAAFHQRERATNAAGVIRDIVKDTPAQVTHRARPQSAEPVGVSLTAVRFRYGGADQDTIRADADFAPGTWTVITGVSGSGKSTLLSLIGGLRRPSAGEVRWRTSSVRREPTLGGCAWVGQRTVLLDATVRDNIRLGLPAATEQQILRAVDAAGLNAVVEGLPEGLNTRLGEGGRGVSTGEARRIAIARAFLRGARLWLLDEPTAHLDADSEREVVEALRRATDGCTVVIATHSFTPAAAADTVLTIDDGLLRAARPVNAR